TGGATTTACTCTGGTATTTCCAAAGATTCAAGCTTTTCTGCTCTTGATGGATTAAGCATGTCAATAAATTGCAGTGTGGTTTTTCTCTTATTAGTTTAGGTAAGAGTTGATTGTGTCCCCTGTCGAATCTTGGTGTTACACCAGAGATTTTGATACTCGAGTTGCTGAGATGTAGTGTGATTTGTAGATATCAACTATTCATTACGAGTTTTATTTCGGTATTAGCATGGGAGATCATGCAATGGATGGATACGTGTAGATTTACTTGCTCCCTCGTTTTAAGAtgatctctctgtctctctttgaAGCAATTATCCCTAAGAGCTTGTACCTTTCTATGTCTTTGGCAAGTTTATGCGCTGCAGAATTTGCAGTTCTCGAGGATTCTATAAAAGCCGTTGGAAATAAGGAGTACATTCTCTTGTCCTTCTGAAGTTCGGGAGCATCTTCGGTTTTGCCCTGGAAAATAAgtttcggaaaaataaatcagtCATTGGTGGTAACCCCACCTAACTAGATTAGAGTGTTTCTTGCGACCTCTGGCCAATTCTTGCATGTCTCTTCAAATGCTATAGACTTCAAATATgcacattaaaaaaatgatcgctATTTCAGGAGACATGACCGGTCATAATCAAGTTTCCTTTTGAGTTCATAATTGAAAATCACTTCTGTGAATGAGGTCTTGCTGTGTTTGTAGGAAAGAACGGTTCGTTGCCAGTCAACTCCTAGAAATCTGATAGCTCTTTCTAGTTTCCGATTAACCCAGCTAATACGTCCTAAGTTATTGCCATTGGTGTCATGACTAGTTGTTGGTGTAGTAATTGAAGCGTGTTATCAGCAGCATGGACTTACATAGTGGAAAAGCACTTATGtagattggattggattggattggattggattggattggatacACGAGGTAATCCAAGTCTTCGCTTCTTGACTGCGAGTCTTGTTTGCTTAGGAAGTTGTGGATGTATTTCAGTGATAAGATCTAAGTAAGACGTTTTAATGTTTATCTATATGTCTGATTATAAATTGTGAGTGATTGTTCGTTTCCtgaaacttgtttttttttcaatcgcATCTTTAGGATGGTCATTACTTTAACATGACATTGATTTGGGGAGGTATGCTTGTCTGGTTTTACAACTTGAATGACCGTACTCCTTACATGTTGCTTTCTTGGTTAAGTGAGAGCATTGCCCCAAGTCCATGCTAGAGGATGGCATGAAAAAGCAGAGAATATTGCCATACTGAATTCAGAGTCAAAACTTTTGTGTTTCAAGATAATCCTTTATTTCATTCTTAAGAGGTTTTTTTCGAGCACAAGAGGTTACTCGTTTTTTGCGGTATCCAACATAACGAATATGTGAGCTGAGACAATGCATCCGCAGTGTACCCTCTTCCCACAAGATTTGCAACACCTCCGATTAGAAGCATTTGAATGGACAGTTTCCCTGTATCTCCCATCCTCATAAATAGACATTCATCGCATAGAATTCGGTGTCGTCACGGGCATGGAGTAGCTAGCCCTCCTTGGGTCTCTCTTGTGTGATTTCGAGCACTAAGTATTTCAGGTGGAGCTTCCATTGGAGCAGAGGCAGCAGCTGGAGATATTTTATGACTAGCTAAGAATAATGCATAATCCCCAATTTCATGGTAGCAAATAGTttttgaagaaagagaaaaacatgaGAATTACAATGGAGTCTGTTTTTGCATAATCTTATCAccaccacgaccacgaccaccaccacaccatcatcatctctctctctctctctctctctctctctctgcatttttCGTACTCTCTTTCCATATATACACTTTGAAACTAAATCGCCTCCGTCTTAAGATCGATGGATGTATAAAACCTAACCTGTCTTTCAAAACGCAGCAAAACCCTATATCAGAGTCTATACGGCACTGCTTGTTAAGTATACACCGGTCTTTAACTAGATGCCAAATGCGAGATTTCTATTCTATTCGCCACTGCCCAGCTCGTCTTTATCTTGATCTGGCTCAGGCAAGATTTCCCATGGAATTCTTAAGGCCAGGTCCATATCCTCCCTAGGATAACCTGCTGCATATGGTCGGAACCTCATCCTGCCATCAATTTTGGCCCAGGCGACAGCTCGTCCTTCCTCTGTGGATTCTTGTTAGGATCTATTTTACCTTTAAAGGTGAACTCGAGCTCTTCATATTAATTTCATTAGTGGAGTCATGGCCTACTACCTTTTTCAGGCTTGGGCTGCTATTGGTTAACTGTGAAGGTTCACTTTCCGTTACTTAACTACGGATGCTGTTTCTGTGTTTTTGCTACTTGCATGACTCTCAGCTTCTATCTCTGAATGTTTTTCTAAGGCCACAAACATTAGGGTTTGTAAGTGGCGCTGCAGCATCAGACAGTACACGCTCGTGATCAGTCTGACATTACATGTACAATGTGAAGCTGACGCAAAGGAACCTATTCAGAAGCTTAAGTCATTAGTGGGAGAATGGTTGACATGTATGAGGCCAAGATAAACTCATAATCGAGTGATAAGATATAACTTTAACGGTGTTAGTTTTATCTGGAGGCAGTTTAGTATTGGTCCATAGGTCAGACTTGAAGGAAATCTTCACTCAGAATGAATCCTCTTTTAGTTTGGAGTTCTGCCAGTTGGCTCTGTGCTTTGTTTTGTGAGACATCATTTCGTATGACTACTCTGACCTTTGGACCAATAATGACACCCCTTCTATGAAGAATGTGTATAGCCTATCCTGGTTCTGTCCAGTATGGGAAGAACATATAAGCATGAAATCATCGCAGGAAATCTTTTGATGACACAGATACCTTTTCTAGCACATGCTGGAGACTCGGGTCTAGGATATACACTTTACTAGTTGCTTCAGATTGTGGCAGAAACAAATCTTATTAGTGTATGTTGTGGTTTGTTGGAGTGTCCAGTCATTCCCCTGTTACATCATGGCACCTTATACAGTTTGTTTTCTAGAACTTGCTGTCCTATTTATCTGATTGCCAATGTCTTTTGCTTTATTTATGTCTGATAGAACTGGAATATCACTTTGTTTAGGGCAGCGTGTAGATTTTTCCCTATCCATCAAATATAGCGTTCTACTAATTAATGCAGCTAACTGTTACTTtggaattttctgatttttccttCTGGGTGTTCATTGTAGAGGAATCTGAAACAGATAGCGAAGAATCAGATGTGAGCGGTTCTGATGCAGATGACTCATCTTGGATCTCATGGTTTTGCAATCTTCGAGGAAATGAATTCTTTTGTGAAGTCCATGATGATTACATACAAGATAATTTCAACCTGTGTGGTTTAAGCAGTCTAGTTCCTTACTATGATGATCTGATTTTGGATGTCGAGTCCTCTCATGGTAAGCAAGTGCACTAGTATCATAGTGCTGGAACAGTGATGACAGCTGTACCACATATTCCATGTGTTTTGAAAACCTGGGTTCCATACATGCTTTTCCATTCATGGTCGGTTTTTTTCAGTTGTTTAATGTGCATAGGACATAAGGATTCTCCTATAGTAAGCATGGAATTAAAAATCGTGATATGGCATGTGTAAAAGGATTGATTGCTCCTGTATTTTTATCTTGAGTTTTAACATTTTAGTGCTTGTGATGCATTTTGTTGGTATGGGTAGGTGACATGTTCACTGAGGAGCAGAATGAATTAGTTGAATCAGCTGCAGAGATGCTTTATGGTCTAATTCACTCACGTTATATACTGACTAGCAAAGGAATGGCAGCTATGGTGAGATTGCGCTCATAATTACCTGTTTAGTAATTACTCACAACTTTGCCTAAATAGGTAACAAATGTGTTATTTTGTTTAATATCAGCTGGAGAAGTACAAGAACATTGACTTTGGTAGATGCCCGAGGGTTTATTGTTGCGGACAACCATGTCTCCCTGTTGGGCAATCAGACGTTCCTCGTTCAAGCACCGTTAAAATATACTGCCCAAGATGTGAGGATATATATTATCCTCGATCCAAGTACCAAGGCAGTATCCTTAATTATACCATGTTTCCTTTATGATTATCTTAGAGCTAATAATGAGCTAGTATGCATTGCATCTTAGAATTTGATAAGAATTGGTTCATAAGTTTGGTTTCGCTGTGAACATCTctgatattttaatttcttaaaagcAGCATGcatcaattatttttatataatgagACAAACGTGTCTTTCCAGCACTTCGACTTTTCTTCCTCTGAATATGTGTTCTCAT
The sequence above is drawn from the Rhodamnia argentea isolate NSW1041297 chromosome 9, ASM2092103v1, whole genome shotgun sequence genome and encodes:
- the LOC115736929 gene encoding putative casein kinase II subunit beta-4 isoform X1: MYKERSGGGVSKSEVVVGAADRKQRININDVLDKHLLERSSPSTSRVINGKDKSPHAVILGKAPSDHRDSARFKANSDEESETDSEESDVSGSDADDSSWISWFCNLRGNEFFCEVHDDYIQDNFNLCGLSSLVPYYDDLILDVESSHGDMFTEEQNELVESAAEMLYGLIHSRYILTSKGMAAMLEKYKNIDFGRCPRVYCCGQPCLPVGQSDVPRSSTVKIYCPRCEDIYYPRSKYQGNIDGAYFGTTFPHLFLMTYGHLKPQSASQNYIPRVFGFKIHKA
- the LOC115736929 gene encoding putative casein kinase II subunit beta-4 isoform X2, with amino-acid sequence MYKERSGGGVSKSEVVVGAADRKQRININDVLDKHLLERSSPSTSRVINGKDKSPHAVILGKAPSDHRDSARFKANSDESETDSEESDVSGSDADDSSWISWFCNLRGNEFFCEVHDDYIQDNFNLCGLSSLVPYYDDLILDVESSHGDMFTEEQNELVESAAEMLYGLIHSRYILTSKGMAAMLEKYKNIDFGRCPRVYCCGQPCLPVGQSDVPRSSTVKIYCPRCEDIYYPRSKYQGNIDGAYFGTTFPHLFLMTYGHLKPQSASQNYIPRVFGFKIHKA